A window of the Bdellovibrio svalbardensis genome harbors these coding sequences:
- a CDS encoding SCO family protein, translating to MKIPKMVLSLMSAVIWIHSANAKTHEHHQGATNKPAVAAAADNLNDESIYNLNSELLDKDGKSVSLKMFRGQPVVISMAYTSCTYTCPLIVAQMQQIEKALVEAGKTDVHFVLVSFDPKKDTPKVLSDFAAKKKLSERWSLLTSHSDKEPREIANLLGIKYKKVEGGDYDHSFVISVLDKEGVIRGKQVGAGGNPKDLIKFLP from the coding sequence ATGAAAATACCAAAAATGGTTTTAAGTTTGATGTCTGCGGTGATTTGGATTCACAGTGCAAATGCGAAAACTCACGAACATCATCAGGGGGCCACTAATAAGCCCGCCGTTGCCGCCGCCGCGGACAATCTGAACGATGAATCTATTTATAATTTGAATTCAGAACTTCTCGATAAAGATGGGAAATCGGTATCTTTAAAAATGTTCCGCGGTCAGCCCGTTGTGATATCCATGGCTTATACCAGCTGCACTTACACTTGCCCTTTGATAGTCGCGCAAATGCAGCAGATTGAAAAGGCACTGGTCGAGGCGGGAAAAACAGATGTCCATTTTGTTTTGGTAAGTTTTGATCCTAAAAAAGATACGCCAAAAGTTCTGTCTGACTTCGCCGCGAAGAAAAAACTCAGCGAGCGCTGGAGTCTTTTGACCTCTCATTCCGACAAGGAGCCTCGTGAGATCGCAAATCTTCTGGGCATTAAGTACAAGAAGGTTGAAGGTGGTGACTACGATCATTCCTTTGTTATTAGTGTCCTGGATAAGGAAGGTGTGATTCGCGGTAAGCAAGTGGGAGCCGGTGGAAATCCTAAGGATCTGATTAAATTTTTGCCTTAA
- a CDS encoding DUF2249 domain-containing protein — MTEFVIEVQKMEPQHRHAFIFQQFDNLQGGESILIVNNHDPLPLLRQFRETRPEQFVDEYLQKGPTEWRLRLTKKKKEGCCGFCGES; from the coding sequence ATGACTGAGTTTGTGATTGAAGTTCAAAAAATGGAGCCGCAGCACCGCCATGCCTTTATTTTTCAACAGTTTGATAATTTGCAGGGAGGGGAGAGTATCTTGATCGTAAATAATCATGATCCTTTGCCCTTACTTCGTCAGTTTCGAGAGACCAGACCAGAGCAATTCGTGGATGAATATTTGCAAAAGGGTCCTACGGAATGGCGCTTGCGTTTAACCAAGAAGAAAAAAGAGGGCTGCTGCGGATTCTGTGGCGAGTCTTAA
- a CDS encoding Crp/Fnr family transcriptional regulator produces MKFFQIEVTPMHDINNLLRNLDLFRGLSEREMKKISPYLEVVHVPNKQMVFLKGEPIENIFLILYGSVKIQETLDKRTTKIFNFLTQKEFLGVAMAGLPQPRYPACAQSNEDSTLLKIPLHLFFNVLIKIPEIRQAVAQQISERFLEFQNDLCRAQKLAPYRIADFLLRLLDRQGSSSHGRIVIPLSRSDIADRVGVQSETVIRILSNWTKRGLIRTQDHHIEILNRQNLLEVRRERPSKKASRGASDDSADDRCKRGHL; encoded by the coding sequence ATGAAATTCTTCCAGATAGAGGTTACTCCCATGCACGATATTAATAACTTATTGAGAAACCTGGATCTTTTTCGCGGCCTATCAGAAAGAGAGATGAAAAAAATATCTCCCTATCTGGAGGTCGTGCATGTTCCCAATAAACAGATGGTCTTCCTCAAAGGTGAGCCCATTGAAAATATATTCCTGATTTTATACGGCTCCGTCAAAATTCAGGAAACCTTGGATAAGAGAACCACCAAGATCTTTAACTTTCTCACCCAGAAAGAATTTCTGGGCGTTGCTATGGCAGGTCTACCTCAACCTCGTTATCCCGCCTGTGCTCAAAGCAATGAAGACAGCACCTTATTAAAAATTCCACTGCATTTGTTCTTCAATGTACTTATCAAGATCCCTGAAATCCGCCAGGCTGTCGCGCAACAGATCTCTGAGAGATTTTTAGAATTTCAAAATGACCTTTGCCGGGCACAGAAACTTGCCCCCTATCGAATTGCTGACTTTCTGCTTCGCCTGCTGGATCGCCAAGGTTCGTCCAGTCATGGGCGCATCGTAATTCCTTTATCACGTTCTGACATTGCCGATCGTGTTGGCGTTCAAAGTGAGACCGTCATACGCATACTCAGCAATTGGACAAAACGTGGACTCATCAGAACACAGGATCATCATATTGAGATCTTAAACCGTCAGAATTTACTGGAGGTGCGACGTGAACGTCCTTCTAAAAAAGCTTCGCGAGGAGCATCAGATGATTCTGCAGATGATAGATGCAAACGAGGACATCTTTAA
- the nrdD gene encoding anaerobic ribonucleoside-triphosphate reductase translates to MIRLSPEQIQKKIDFINHYKAAANPAEGSKLDANANVTHKNVATLEAEINKDINIQINRALVANKISALFGADLAKEYHRQIEEHEIYVHDETSLKPYCASISMYPLLLEGLKGLGGESKAPQHLESFCGCFVNLVFAISSQFAGAVATVEWIMYFDHFARKDYGDDYLKTHTKVINNHLQHVVYALNQPAAARGYQSVFWNISAYDEYYFNSLFGDFVFPDGQRPVWKSVESLQNHFMSWFNQERKNAILTFPVVTAAMLVDKQGPRDNEFAQMCARELSEGNSFFMYMSESADSLASCCRLRNEISDNTFSYSLGAGGVATGSINVITINMNRLEQKDISLSETVEKVQKYQVAYRSLMQEYLDAGLLGAYSAGFISLDKQFLTIGINGMVEAAEFAGLEIKNEAPYKNFVREKLKVIFDANKKARQEYGFMFNTEFVPAENLGVKNATWDRKEGLYVPRDCYNSYFYAVESDQLNSLDKMDLHGQEMMQYLDGGSALHLNLDEKLTQEGFMRLIRAAAISGCNYWCVNIKITICNKCEHIDKRTLHQCQKCGSPDVDHATRVIGYLKRISAFSSARQKEAAKRFYHPTTVSSVQSLAKTPNPKSTDQESMYKPHKADATDRFQEQTLLINA, encoded by the coding sequence ATGATAAGACTCAGCCCAGAACAAATTCAGAAAAAAATCGACTTCATCAATCACTATAAGGCTGCCGCCAATCCCGCGGAAGGCTCCAAATTGGATGCCAATGCCAACGTCACACATAAAAACGTGGCGACGCTGGAAGCAGAGATCAACAAAGACATCAACATCCAAATTAATCGTGCCTTGGTTGCCAATAAAATCAGTGCCCTTTTTGGTGCGGACTTGGCAAAAGAATATCACCGCCAAATTGAAGAGCATGAAATTTATGTTCATGACGAAACGTCCCTGAAGCCTTACTGTGCCTCCATCTCCATGTATCCGCTATTACTGGAAGGACTCAAAGGTTTGGGAGGAGAATCCAAAGCACCTCAACATCTGGAGAGTTTCTGTGGTTGTTTCGTGAATCTGGTTTTTGCGATCTCCTCTCAGTTTGCCGGGGCGGTCGCGACAGTGGAATGGATCATGTACTTCGACCACTTCGCGCGCAAAGACTACGGTGATGACTATCTCAAGACACACACCAAAGTAATCAACAATCATTTACAGCATGTGGTCTATGCTTTGAATCAACCTGCGGCAGCTCGAGGCTATCAGTCGGTATTCTGGAATATTTCTGCTTACGATGAATACTACTTCAACTCTTTGTTCGGCGACTTTGTCTTTCCTGATGGCCAACGCCCCGTCTGGAAAAGTGTTGAAAGTTTGCAGAATCATTTTATGTCCTGGTTCAATCAAGAGCGAAAAAATGCCATTTTGACTTTCCCCGTGGTGACAGCCGCCATGTTAGTCGATAAGCAGGGCCCCCGAGATAACGAGTTTGCCCAAATGTGCGCTCGTGAACTCAGTGAGGGCAACAGCTTCTTCATGTATATGAGTGAATCGGCAGACAGCCTGGCAAGCTGCTGCCGCCTGCGCAATGAAATCTCTGACAACACTTTCAGTTATTCGTTAGGGGCCGGAGGTGTTGCTACCGGATCGATCAATGTGATTACTATCAACATGAACCGACTTGAGCAAAAAGATATTAGTTTGTCGGAAACCGTTGAGAAAGTTCAAAAATATCAAGTCGCCTATCGCAGCTTGATGCAGGAGTATCTTGATGCCGGTCTGCTCGGCGCTTATAGCGCAGGGTTCATCTCTTTGGACAAGCAATTTCTGACTATTGGTATCAACGGCATGGTTGAGGCTGCGGAATTCGCAGGCTTGGAAATCAAGAACGAAGCTCCATACAAAAATTTTGTCCGTGAAAAACTTAAAGTTATCTTCGACGCCAACAAGAAGGCTCGTCAGGAATACGGTTTTATGTTCAACACCGAATTTGTTCCCGCCGAAAACTTGGGTGTCAAGAATGCCACTTGGGATCGTAAGGAAGGACTTTATGTTCCGCGCGATTGTTATAATTCTTACTTCTATGCCGTCGAGAGTGATCAACTCAATTCACTGGATAAAATGGATCTGCATGGGCAGGAGATGATGCAGTATTTGGATGGAGGCTCGGCCTTGCATTTAAATCTTGATGAGAAGCTGACCCAAGAAGGATTCATGAGGCTTATTCGTGCGGCGGCGATTTCTGGTTGCAACTATTGGTGTGTGAACATCAAGATCACCATTTGCAATAAGTGTGAACACATCGACAAAAGAACTCTACACCAATGTCAAAAATGCGGCAGCCCCGATGTCGATCATGCCACTCGCGTGATTGGTTATCTGAAGAGAATCTCCGCCTTCAGTTCTGCTCGGCAGAAAGAGGCGGCGAAACGCTTCTATCACCCTACGACTGTTTCGTCCGTACAATCTTTGGCAAAAACACCCAACCCCAAATCAACAGACCAAGAATCCATGTATAAGCCGCATAAAGCAGATGCGACTGATAGATTCCAGGAGCAAACCCTGCTGATAAACGCGTGA
- a CDS encoding formylglycine-generating enzyme family protein, with translation MSINFDIRKLALFFLLVSPLCTSAKELVPVPAGEFKMPAVLNKKSIAVASFQIDEHAVTNREYLEFVKAVPEWRKSRVKKIFADASYLNYWKRDDDFGKVALPQSPAVQVSWYAARAYCQWVGKRLPSINEWEYVASAPLKNQGDIKSVILEWYGKGTEWPLPVVKKKSLNSLGVYDMHGVIWEWVEDFNSSLVTGESRADGSLDKNLFCGAGASGAADPSDYAAFMRFAFRSSLQARYTVQNLGFRCAKDIVELNTEKNAEK, from the coding sequence ATGAGCATCAATTTTGATATTCGAAAATTAGCACTTTTCTTCCTTCTGGTAAGTCCTCTCTGTACCAGTGCCAAGGAATTGGTACCGGTACCAGCAGGGGAGTTTAAGATGCCGGCGGTACTGAATAAGAAAAGTATCGCCGTCGCCTCATTTCAGATTGATGAACATGCCGTAACGAACCGTGAGTACCTGGAATTTGTAAAAGCTGTTCCCGAGTGGCGCAAATCGCGGGTGAAGAAGATTTTCGCTGATGCCAGTTACCTGAACTATTGGAAACGGGATGATGATTTTGGCAAGGTGGCACTGCCACAGTCTCCAGCCGTCCAAGTAAGTTGGTATGCGGCTCGAGCTTATTGCCAGTGGGTTGGGAAACGCCTGCCTTCAATCAACGAATGGGAGTATGTCGCTTCCGCACCGTTAAAAAATCAGGGTGATATAAAGTCCGTGATTTTAGAATGGTACGGCAAGGGAACGGAATGGCCATTGCCCGTCGTAAAAAAGAAATCCCTCAACAGCCTGGGGGTTTACGATATGCATGGCGTGATTTGGGAATGGGTTGAAGATTTCAATTCTTCATTGGTGACCGGGGAGTCCCGGGCGGATGGAAGTTTGGATAAAAATTTATTTTGTGGTGCCGGCGCATCTGGCGCTGCGGACCCTTCGGACTATGCAGCCTTCATGAGATTTGCATTTAGAAGCAGTTTGCAAGCCCGTTACACGGTTCAAAATTTGGGTTTCCGCTGCGCCAAAGATATTGTTGAGTTAAATACAGAAAAGAATGCTGAGAAATAG